From Burkholderia pseudomultivorans, the proteins below share one genomic window:
- a CDS encoding acyl-CoA dehydrogenase family protein, with protein MNDPRGPATLAPDTEASAFDRDALARAIDALRASAAARDRTGGHAAQEKRWLAEAGLLTLAVPRAFGGQEAEWPAIYDAIRQIARVDSALAHLVGFQCLQVVSVDVWGNPAQRERYLRGTVEQRWWWGNAVNPLDTRLVATATPDGGYRLDGVKGFCSGTRGSQRMTVSAHDPDTGRTVFGVVPTDRDGITVNDDWDPIGQRQTDSGSVRFDRVTLAPDEVLHRSETPPTPRATLRTLVSQLVLTNLFVGLAEGALSEARDYVLKHGRPWIQADVERASDDPYTLQRFGDMRIQAVAAAALADRAAAALQRAWTQHDALTADGRAEAALAVSEAKIVAQRAALANGEALFDACGARATAASLGLDRFWRNARTHTLHDPLDYRQRDVGRFALTGVLPQASLYT; from the coding sequence ATGAACGATCCGCGCGGCCCGGCGACGCTCGCGCCGGATACCGAGGCCTCGGCGTTCGATCGCGATGCGCTCGCGCGCGCGATCGACGCGCTGCGCGCGAGCGCCGCGGCACGCGACCGCACCGGCGGCCATGCGGCGCAGGAAAAGCGGTGGCTCGCCGAGGCGGGCCTGCTGACGCTCGCGGTGCCGCGCGCGTTCGGCGGGCAGGAAGCCGAATGGCCGGCGATCTACGATGCGATCCGCCAGATCGCGCGCGTCGACAGCGCGCTCGCGCATCTGGTCGGCTTCCAGTGCCTGCAGGTCGTCAGCGTCGACGTGTGGGGCAATCCGGCGCAGCGCGAACGCTATCTGCGCGGCACGGTCGAGCAGCGCTGGTGGTGGGGCAATGCGGTCAATCCGCTCGACACGCGGCTCGTCGCGACCGCGACGCCGGACGGCGGCTACCGTCTCGACGGCGTGAAAGGCTTTTGCTCGGGCACGCGCGGCTCGCAGCGGATGACGGTGTCCGCGCACGATCCGGACACGGGCCGCACCGTGTTCGGCGTGGTGCCGACCGATCGCGACGGGATCACCGTCAACGACGACTGGGATCCGATCGGCCAGCGCCAGACCGACAGCGGCAGCGTGCGCTTCGACCGCGTGACGCTGGCGCCGGACGAGGTGCTGCATCGTTCGGAAACGCCGCCGACGCCGCGCGCGACGCTGCGCACGCTGGTATCGCAGCTGGTGCTGACGAACCTGTTCGTCGGGCTCGCCGAAGGCGCGCTCAGCGAGGCGCGCGACTACGTGCTGAAGCACGGGCGTCCGTGGATTCAGGCGGACGTCGAGCGTGCGAGTGACGATCCTTATACGCTGCAGCGCTTCGGCGACATGCGCATCCAGGCGGTGGCGGCCGCGGCGCTCGCCGATCGCGCGGCCGCCGCGCTGCAGCGCGCGTGGACGCAGCACGACGCGCTGACGGCCGACGGGCGCGCCGAAGCGGCGCTGGCCGTGTCGGAGGCGAAGATCGTCGCGCAGCGCGCGGCGCTGGCGAACGGCGAAGCGCTGTTCGACGCCTGCGGCGCGCGCGCGACGGCCGCCTCGCTCGGGCTCGACCGCTTCTGGCGCAATGCGCGTACGCATACGCTGCACGATCCGCTCGACTATCGGCAGCGCGACGTCGGACGGTTCGCGCTGACGGGCGTGTTGCCGCAGGCATCGCTCTATACGTGA
- the zigA gene encoding zinc metallochaperone GTPase ZigA → MSTSLPPSTRLPVTVLSGFLGAGKTTLLNHILNNREGRRVAVIVNDMSEVNIDAALVREGGAGLSRTDEKLVEMSNGCICCTLREDLLIEVDRLAREGRFDQLVIESTGISEPLPVAETFTFEGEDGRSLGEVARLDTMVTVVDAFNFLRDYASRDSLQACGESMGEEDARTVVDLLIDQIEFCDVIVINKIDLIGDDERERLVALLRGLNPRARIEIAEFGKVPLDRVLDTGLFDFEAASRAPGWLQEMRGTHTPETDEYGIRSFVYRARRPFHPQRFFALVESEWPGVVRSKGFFWLATHPTVAGSWSQAGAVARHGPAGYWWAAVPPERWPEDPDAVAQIRARWDERVGDARQELVLIGMDMDEAALRARFDACLLTDGEMAAGPEQWTTWDNPFRDWS, encoded by the coding sequence ATGAGCACCTCACTCCCGCCGTCCACGCGGCTTCCCGTGACCGTCCTGTCCGGCTTTCTCGGCGCCGGCAAGACGACGCTGCTGAACCATATCCTCAACAATCGCGAAGGCCGGCGCGTCGCGGTCATCGTCAACGACATGTCCGAGGTCAACATCGATGCGGCGCTCGTGCGCGAAGGCGGCGCGGGGCTGTCGCGCACCGACGAGAAGCTGGTCGAGATGAGCAACGGCTGCATCTGCTGCACGCTGCGCGAGGATCTGCTGATCGAGGTCGACCGGCTCGCGCGGGAAGGCCGATTCGACCAGCTCGTGATCGAATCGACCGGCATTTCCGAGCCGCTGCCGGTGGCCGAGACCTTCACGTTCGAAGGCGAGGACGGCCGCAGCCTCGGTGAAGTCGCGCGGCTCGACACGATGGTGACGGTAGTCGACGCGTTCAATTTCCTGCGCGACTACGCGTCGCGCGACAGCCTTCAGGCGTGCGGCGAATCGATGGGCGAAGAAGACGCGCGCACGGTGGTCGACCTGCTGATCGACCAGATCGAGTTCTGCGACGTGATCGTGATCAACAAGATCGACCTGATCGGCGACGACGAACGCGAGCGCCTCGTCGCGCTGCTGCGCGGGCTGAATCCGCGCGCGCGGATCGAGATCGCCGAGTTCGGCAAGGTTCCGCTCGACCGCGTGCTCGATACGGGGTTGTTCGATTTCGAAGCGGCGTCGCGTGCGCCGGGCTGGCTGCAGGAGATGCGCGGCACGCATACGCCCGAGACCGACGAATACGGGATTCGCAGCTTCGTGTATCGCGCGCGGCGGCCGTTCCATCCGCAGCGCTTTTTCGCACTCGTCGAAAGCGAGTGGCCGGGCGTGGTGCGCTCGAAAGGCTTCTTCTGGCTGGCCACCCATCCGACCGTGGCCGGGTCGTGGTCGCAGGCCGGCGCGGTCGCGCGGCACGGTCCGGCCGGCTACTGGTGGGCCGCCGTGCCGCCCGAGCGCTGGCCAGAGGATCCGGACGCCGTCGCGCAGATCCGCGCGCGATGGGACGAGCGCGTCGGCGATGCGCGCCAGGAACTGGTGCTGATCGGCATGGACATGGACGAAGCCGCGCTGCGCGCGCGCTTCGATGCGTGTCTGCTGACCGACGGCGAAATGGCCGCCGGCCCCGAACAGTGGACCACCTGGGACAACCCGTTTCGCGACTGGTCCTGA
- the folE2 gene encoding GTP cyclohydrolase FolE2, with translation MTAALPDISIADVAPAGGPLEWVGMQGIDLPVVVAEQGCARNVHARADVQVDLPAAHVKGIHMSRLYRLLDALGDGDALSPAGLRQALQAMIDSHRDCDTRSARLRLHFDLLARRPALVTDGLAGWKSYPVRLDAMLAGDVFTLRAQVTIVYSSTCPCSAALSRHWIEQAFVAAFGAEDRVEPAAVAAWLRRHATDATPHSQRSEAVVEVGIADDRATLGLLELIDRVEHALGTPVQTAVKRADEQAFAVLNGRNLMFVEDAARRVQAALDRVHADARVQVRHLESLHPHDAVAWAASRPAGVAA, from the coding sequence ATGACCGCAGCACTTCCCGATATTTCGATTGCCGATGTCGCGCCGGCCGGTGGCCCGCTCGAATGGGTCGGCATGCAGGGCATCGACCTGCCCGTCGTCGTAGCCGAACAAGGTTGCGCGCGCAACGTGCATGCGCGCGCCGACGTGCAGGTCGATCTGCCGGCGGCGCACGTGAAGGGCATCCACATGTCGCGGCTGTACCGGCTGCTCGATGCGCTCGGCGATGGCGACGCGCTGTCGCCGGCCGGCTTGCGGCAAGCGCTGCAGGCGATGATCGACAGTCATCGCGATTGCGACACGCGCAGCGCGCGGTTGCGGCTGCATTTCGATCTGCTCGCGCGCCGTCCGGCGCTGGTAACCGACGGGCTGGCCGGATGGAAGTCGTATCCGGTCCGGCTCGACGCGATGCTGGCCGGCGACGTATTCACGCTGCGTGCGCAGGTCACGATCGTTTATTCGTCGACGTGTCCGTGTTCGGCCGCATTGTCGCGGCACTGGATCGAGCAGGCGTTCGTCGCGGCCTTCGGCGCAGAGGATCGCGTGGAGCCGGCGGCCGTCGCCGCCTGGCTGCGGCGGCATGCGACGGACGCCACGCCGCACAGCCAGCGCAGCGAAGCGGTGGTCGAGGTCGGTATCGCCGACGATCGCGCGACGCTCGGGTTGCTCGAGCTGATCGATCGCGTCGAACATGCGCTCGGCACGCCGGTGCAGACCGCCGTCAAGCGCGCGGACGAACAGGCGTTCGCGGTGCTGAACGGCCGGAACCTGATGTTCGTCGAGGATGCTGCGCGCCGCGTCCAGGCGGCGCTCGACCGCGTTCACGCGGATGCGCGCGTCCAGGTGCGTCATCTGGAAAGCCTGCATCCGCACGATGCGGTGGCATGGGCCGCGTCGCGGCCCGCTGGGGTTGCCGCATGA
- a CDS encoding 6-pyruvoyl trahydropterin synthase family protein, with product MLIRKLFRFENAHIVRGCSTRRCSHSIHGHSYKVELLLEAHALDHGQMVYDFGLLKGDVRDLIDAFGHAVTLWSGDDPDYLEALRRHSERWVMLPVSPSAEQFSRVLFRLVDAALSQAEMSNGEADVRLHSVVVHETDTGYAQCFRDDAFNPRMGRIDMHAIEFAPAVVAQWRDPRLFERLARGTLPFLLEP from the coding sequence ATGCTGATCCGCAAACTGTTCCGGTTCGAGAATGCGCACATCGTGCGCGGCTGCAGCACGCGGCGCTGTTCGCATTCGATCCACGGCCACTCGTACAAGGTCGAACTGCTGCTCGAAGCGCATGCGCTCGACCACGGGCAGATGGTCTACGACTTCGGCCTGCTCAAGGGCGACGTGCGCGACCTGATCGACGCATTCGGCCATGCGGTGACGCTGTGGTCGGGCGACGATCCCGACTATCTGGAAGCGCTGCGCCGGCATTCGGAGCGATGGGTGATGCTTCCCGTCTCGCCGAGCGCGGAGCAGTTCTCGCGCGTGTTGTTCCGGCTCGTCGACGCCGCGCTGTCGCAAGCCGAGATGAGCAACGGCGAAGCCGACGTGCGGCTGCATTCGGTCGTCGTGCACGAGACCGACACCGGTTATGCGCAGTGTTTTCGCGACGACGCCTTCAATCCGCGCATGGGCCGCATCGATATGCACGCAATCGAGTTTGCGCCGGCCGTCGTCGCGCAGTGGCGGGACCCGCGCCTGTTCGAGCGGCTCGCGCGCGGCACGCTTCCTTTCCTGCTAGAACCCTGA
- a CDS encoding putative hexapeptide repeat protein, with protein MIRKNPRGDLPQIHPDAFVDPTAILCGNVIVEENVFIGPYAVIRADETDRDGHIAPIVIGAHSNIQDGVVIHSKSGARVTIGRHTSIAHRAIVHGPCKVGDGVFVGFNSVLFNCTIDDGCVVRYNAVVDGCHLPPGFHVRSTERIGPETDLAALPQVTTDASEFSEDVARTNNALVLGYKHIQNEF; from the coding sequence ATGATCCGAAAGAACCCGCGCGGCGACCTGCCGCAGATTCATCCCGATGCGTTCGTCGATCCGACCGCGATTCTGTGCGGCAACGTGATCGTCGAGGAGAACGTGTTCATCGGTCCGTACGCGGTGATTCGCGCCGACGAGACGGATCGCGACGGCCACATCGCACCGATTGTGATCGGCGCGCACTCGAACATTCAGGATGGCGTCGTGATCCATTCGAAGTCGGGCGCACGCGTCACCATCGGCCGGCATACCTCGATCGCCCATCGCGCGATCGTGCACGGGCCGTGCAAGGTCGGCGACGGCGTGTTCGTCGGCTTCAACAGCGTGCTGTTCAACTGCACGATCGACGACGGCTGCGTCGTGCGCTACAACGCGGTGGTCGACGGCTGCCATCTGCCGCCGGGCTTCCATGTCCGGTCGACCGAGCGCATCGGGCCGGAAACCGATCTCGCCGCGTTGCCGCAGGTGACGACCGATGCGAGCGAGTTCTCCGAAGACGTCGCACGCACGAACAACGCGCTGGTGCTCGGCTACAAGCATATCCAGAACGAGTTCTGA
- a CDS encoding dihydroorotase, which yields MEAHDRPSRDGIAAAARRHARLLVHGGTVITPGGAERIDVACTDGRVVALGALRATWSADVVLDATGLHVLPGVIDSQVHFREPGLTHKETFEAGTRGAVLGGVTAIFEMPNTDPLTLDEHDLRAKLERARDRAWCDYAFYVGGSAVNAERLAMLENLPGCAGVKVFMGSSFGDLLADDETVLRRILRHGRRRMAVHAEDEARLRARRALVEASGDVRDHPRWRDEESALAATRRIVKLAADAGRRLHLLHVSTAEEMALLAQHRRRVTVEVTPHHLSLVAPECYERLRTFAQMNPPVRERRHRDALWQAIRDGVVDVLGSDHAPHTREEKARPYPQSPSGMTGVQTLLPLMLDHVHAGRLSLARLVDLTSGGPARVFGIEGKGRIAAGYDADFSIVDLKARRIIRDEWIASVSGWTPYDGCAVMGWPIHTVVRGEVVVRDGALNGRPCGQAIAFLDATR from the coding sequence ATGGAAGCGCACGACCGGCCGTCACGCGACGGCATCGCGGCAGCGGCCCGGCGCCATGCACGCCTGCTCGTGCACGGCGGCACGGTGATCACGCCCGGCGGCGCGGAGCGCATCGACGTCGCGTGCACGGACGGCCGTGTCGTCGCGTTGGGAGCGCTGCGCGCGACGTGGAGCGCCGACGTCGTGCTCGACGCGACGGGGTTGCACGTGTTGCCGGGCGTGATCGACAGCCAGGTGCATTTTCGCGAACCGGGCCTGACCCACAAGGAAACGTTCGAGGCCGGCACGCGCGGCGCGGTGCTCGGCGGCGTCACGGCGATCTTCGAGATGCCGAATACGGATCCGCTGACGCTGGACGAGCACGATCTGCGCGCGAAGCTGGAGCGGGCGCGCGATCGCGCATGGTGCGACTACGCGTTCTACGTCGGCGGCTCGGCGGTGAACGCGGAACGGCTGGCGATGCTGGAGAACCTGCCCGGCTGCGCGGGCGTCAAGGTGTTCATGGGCAGTTCGTTCGGCGACCTGCTGGCCGACGACGAAACCGTCTTGCGTCGCATCCTGCGGCACGGGCGGCGGCGCATGGCCGTGCATGCGGAGGACGAAGCGCGGCTGCGCGCGCGCCGGGCGCTGGTGGAAGCCAGCGGCGACGTACGCGATCATCCGCGCTGGCGTGACGAGGAGAGCGCGCTCGCGGCGACGCGGCGCATCGTGAAGCTGGCCGCCGACGCCGGCCGCCGGCTGCATCTGCTGCACGTGTCCACCGCGGAGGAAATGGCGCTGCTCGCGCAGCACCGGCGGCGCGTGACGGTCGAGGTCACGCCGCATCACCTGAGCCTCGTTGCGCCCGAATGCTACGAGCGCCTGCGCACGTTCGCGCAGATGAATCCGCCGGTGCGCGAGCGGCGTCATCGCGACGCGCTGTGGCAGGCCATCCGCGACGGGGTGGTCGACGTGCTCGGCAGCGATCATGCGCCGCATACGCGGGAAGAGAAGGCGCGGCCCTATCCGCAGTCGCCGAGCGGCATGACGGGCGTGCAGACGCTGCTGCCGCTGATGCTCGATCACGTGCATGCGGGGCGGCTGAGCCTCGCGCGGCTGGTCGACCTGACCAGCGGCGGGCCGGCGCGCGTGTTCGGCATCGAAGGCAAGGGGCGTATCGCAGCGGGCTACGATGCCGATTTCAGCATCGTCGATCTGAAGGCGCGCCGCATCATCCGCGACGAATGGATCGCGAGCGTCAGCGGCTGGACGCCTTACGACGGCTGCGCGGTGATGGGGTGGCCGATACATACGGTCGTACGCGGCGAGGTCGTCGTGCGCGATGGCGCGCTGAACGGCCGCCCGTGCGGGCAGGCGATCGCGTTTCTGGACGCGACGCGTTAG
- a CDS encoding helix-turn-helix domain-containing protein codes for MNSTAALHAIPPSAGRASGVGPLLRTWRQRRRLSQMALALDAEVSARHLSFVESGRAQPSREMVLHLAERLDVPLRERNALLVAAGYAPLFRERPFSDPQLDAARHAVEAVLRGHEPYPALAVDRHWTLLAANRMLGALVAQADPALLQPPVNVLRLSLHPEGLASQIVNWHEWRAHILHRLQRQIDASGDRTLHALRDELAAYPAPAGQPDDTHARTDHADIAVPLRLRTAAGELTFFSTTTVFGTPVDVTLSELAIEAFFPANPETAEAMRALADAQQA; via the coding sequence ATGAACTCGACTGCCGCCCTCCATGCGATTCCCCCGTCCGCCGGCCGCGCGTCCGGCGTCGGCCCGTTGCTGCGCACCTGGCGTCAGCGCCGGCGCCTGAGCCAGATGGCGCTCGCGCTCGACGCGGAGGTGTCCGCGCGCCATCTGAGCTTCGTCGAATCGGGCCGCGCGCAGCCGAGCCGCGAGATGGTGCTGCATCTGGCCGAGCGCCTCGACGTGCCGCTGCGCGAACGCAACGCGCTGCTCGTCGCGGCCGGCTATGCGCCGCTGTTTCGCGAGCGGCCGTTCTCCGATCCGCAGCTCGACGCCGCGCGCCACGCGGTCGAAGCCGTGCTGCGAGGTCACGAGCCCTATCCGGCGCTCGCGGTCGATCGACACTGGACGCTGCTCGCCGCCAACCGGATGCTCGGCGCGCTGGTCGCGCAGGCCGACCCGGCGCTGCTGCAACCGCCCGTCAACGTGCTGCGGCTGAGCCTTCATCCGGAAGGGCTCGCATCGCAGATCGTCAACTGGCACGAATGGCGCGCGCACATCCTGCATCGTCTGCAACGGCAGATCGACGCGAGCGGCGACCGCACGCTGCATGCGCTGCGCGACGAACTCGCCGCGTATCCGGCGCCGGCCGGCCAGCCCGACGACACGCACGCGCGCACCGACCACGCGGATATCGCGGTGCCGCTGCGACTGCGCACCGCCGCCGGCGAGCTGACGTTCTTCAGTACGACGACGGTGTTCGGCACGCCGGTCGACGTCACGCTGTCGGAACTGGCGATCGAGGCGTTTTTCCCGGCGAATCCGGAGACGGCGGAAGCGATGCGGGCGCTGGCGGACGCGCAGCAGGCGTAA